A window of the Peromyscus leucopus breed LL Stock chromosome 22, UCI_PerLeu_2.1, whole genome shotgun sequence genome harbors these coding sequences:
- the Adamtsl5 gene encoding ADAMTS-like protein 5 isoform X2, whose product MVGSWPPKKVDGRGTRGHREVQLPSGITQPARAEMAIHPGPAAQRLLFRNLLLLLWTLLSRDLGVPAQGPGEWTPWGSWSRCSSSCGRGVAVRSRRCVRLPGEEPCWGDSHEYRVCQLPDCPPGAIPFRDLQCALYNGHPVLGTQKTYQWVPFHGAPNLCDLNCLAEGHAFYHSFGRVLDGTPCTPGAQGLCVAGRCLSPGCDGLLGSGALEDRCGLCGGANDSCLFVQRVFRDAGAFAGYWNVTLIPEGARHIRVAQRSHNHLALVTRDGRYVLNGADGVPSLPGTYEAAGTRVVYTRGAGPEETLQAAGPTSQELLLQVLLREPNPGVHFEFWLPRERYGPFQAQAQALGWPLRQPQPREVEPQPADTPAVPEAVPARVASLTPDPCGPCPDSRGRAHRLLHYCGSDFVFQARVLGRHRQAEETRYEVRVLLIYKNHSPLRTREYVWAPGPCPCPPLAPHREYLLAVRRLVSPDGTQDRLLLPYAGYARLWSPAEDSRVRLAARRCPV is encoded by the exons ATGGTTGGCTCCTGGCCACCCAAGAAGGTAGATGGAAGGG GGACAAGAGGGCACAGAGAGGTTCAGCTGCCCTCGGGGatcacacagccagccagggctgagaTGGCCATCCACCCTGGTCCTGCCGCTCAGCGCCTCCTCTTCCGGAACCTTCTGCTCTTGCTGTGGACCCTCCTGAGCCGTGATTTGGGGGTTCCTGCTCAG GGTCCGGGGGAGTGGACGCCCTGGGGGTCTTGGAGCAGGTGTTCCAGCTCGTGCGGCCGGGGCGTCGCCGTGCGCAGCCGCCGCTGTGTCCG ACTCCCCGGAGAGGAGCCTTGCTGGGGCGACAGCCATGAGTACCGGGTGTGCCAGCTGCCC GACTGCCCCCCAGGGGCAATACCCTTCCGAGACCTGCAGTGCGCTCTCTACAATGGCCACCCTGTCCTGGGCACCCAGAAGACCTACCAATGGGTGCCCTTCCACGGGG CACCCAACCTGTGTGACCTCAACTGCCTGGCCGAGGGCCACGCCTTCTACCACAGCTTCGGCCGCGTGCTGGACGGCACCCCTTGCACCCCCGGGGCCCAGGGCCTCTGCGTCGCAGGCCGCTGTCTG AGCCCCGGCTGTGACGGGTTGCTGGGCTCCGGCGCCCTCGAGGACCGCTGCGGCCTCTGCGGTGGCGCCAACGACTCGTGCCTGTTCGTGCAGCGCGTGTTCCGCGACGCGG GTGCCTTCGCCGGCTACTGGAACGTGACTCTGATCCCCGAAGGCGCCAGGCACATCCGCGTGGCCCAGCGCAGCCACAACCACCTGG CGCTGGTGACCCGCGACGGGCGCTACGTGCTGAACGGCGCGGACGGGGTGCCCAGCCTGCCTGGCACCTATGAGGCTGCGGGCACCCGCGTGGTCTACACCCGCGGGGCGGGCCCCGAGGAGACTCTGCAGGCGGCCGGGCCCACCTCCCAGGAGCTGTTGCTGCAG GTGCTGCTGCGGGAGCCCAATCCAGGCGTGCACTTCGAGTTCTGGCTGCCCCGGGAGCGCTACGGTCCCTTCCAGGCGCAGGCGCAGGCCCTGGGCTGGCCCCTGCGACAGCCTCAGCCTCGGGAGGTGGAGCCTCAGCCTGCGGACACCCCTGCGGTCCCCGAGGCCGTCCCTGCCCGGGTTGCATCCCTGACCCCAG ACCCCTGCGGGCCATGCCCTGACAGCAGGGGCCGCGCACACCGGCTTCTGCATTACTGCGGCAGCGACTTTG TGTTCCAGGCCCGCGTGCTGGGCCGCCACCGGCAGGCCGAGGAGACCCGCTATGAGGTGCGCGTCCTGCTCATCTACAAAAACCACTCACCGCTGCGCACTCGAGAGTATGTGTGGGCGCCaggcccctgcccctgcccaccaCTGGCCCCCCATCGGGAGTACCTACTGGCTGTCCGGCGACTGGTCAGCCCCGATGGCACACAGGACCGGCTGCTGCTGCCCTACGCGGGCTATGCTCGGCTCTGGAGTCCGGCGGAGGACAGCCGCGTTCGCCTGGCTGCTCGCCGCTGTCCGGTCTAA
- the Plk5 gene encoding inactive serine/threonine-protein kinase PLK5, protein MEPRSQRRRRSRPLVATFLRDPGSGRVYRRGKLIGKGAFSRCYKLTDMSTSAVFALKVVPRGGPGRLRLRGKVEREIALHSRLRHRNIVAFHAHFADRDHVYMVLEYCSRQSLAHVLKARRTLTEPEVRYYLRGLVSGLRYLHQQRIVHRDLKPSNFFLNKNMEVKIGDLGLAARVGPTGRCHRVLCGTPNFQAPEVVSRSGHSCQSDIWALGCIMYTALTGAPPFAGAPLPEMYQNIRDGRYPEPEHLSPSARGLITRLLAPNPAERPSLDHVLQDDFFTQGFTPERLPAHSCRSPPVFAFPPPLGRLFRKVGRLLLTQCRPPCPFTSKEASGPGEEGTEPDCMESSGEEGAPPCPESRIHLLTLGALQTDLADPEGDLAPQVEAATRKMHLCLDAGPMAAQDPPGEQQPVLWAPKWVDYSLKYGFGYQLSDGSSGVLFRDGSHMALHPPGGHVSYRPDQGTLWTFTLRDVPSPLRAKLAVLRLFACYMQRRLREEGTVSTPVAPASPDFSLLTFAADSQTLVLLFSNGTVQVSFRTSQTQLVLSGEGEGFLLTLWEPGGPRTGISYSLDVLRGHGCTPAIHQHLLCGLHLLQRIR, encoded by the exons ATGGAGCCCCGGTcccagcggcggcggcggagccGCCCGCTGGTGGCCACCTTCCTGCGCGACCCGGGCTCGGGGCGCGTGTACCGGCGCGGGAAGCTGATCGGCAAG GGCGCCTTCAGCCGCTGCTACAAGCTCACCGACATGTCCACCAGCGCCGTGTTCGCCCTCAAGGTGGTGCCGCGGGGCGGGCCGGGGCGGCTGCGCCTGCGCGGGAAG GTGGAGCGCGAGATCGCCCTGCACAGCCGCCTGCGCCACCGCAACATCGTGGCCTTCCACGCGCACTTCGCGGACCGCGACCACGtgtacatggtgctggagtactGCAGCCGCCAG TCCCTGGCTCACGTGCTGAAAGCGCGTCGGACCCTGACCGAGCCTGAGGTGCGCTATTACCTTCGGGGCCTGGTCAGCGGCCTGCGCTACCTGCACCAGCAGCGCATAGTGCACAGGGACCTGAAGCCCA gTAATTTCTTCCTTAACAAGAACATGGAGGTGAAGATCGGGGACCTGGGGCTGGCCGCCCGCGTGGGGCCCACCGGTCGCTGCCACAG GGTGCTCTGCGGGACTCCAAACTTCCAGGCTCCCGAGGTGGTGTCCCGGAGTGGACACTCCTGCCAGTCTGACATCTGGGCGCTGGGCTGCATCAT GTACACGGCGCTGACCGGCGCCCCGCCCTTTGCCGGGGCGCCCCTGCCGGAGATGTACCAGAATATCCGGGACGGCCGCTACCCCGAGCCCGAGCACCTGTCGCCCAGCGCGCGCGGCCTCATCACGCGGCTGCTGGCGCCCAACCCTGCCGAGCGGCCCAGCCTGGACCACGTCCTGCAAGATGACTTCTTCACTCAG GGCTTCACCCCAGAGCGGCTGCCCGCGCACTCCTGCCGCAGTCCGCCCGTCTTCGCCTTCCCGCCACCGCTGGGCAGACTGTTCCGGAAAGTGGGCCGGCTGCTGCTGACCCAGTGCCGGCCGCCCT GTCCCTTCACCTCGAAAGAGGCTTCAGGCCCcggagaggaagggacagagcctGACTGCATGGAGTCCAGCGGCGAG GAAGGGGCTCCTCCCTGTCCTGAGAGCCGCATCCACCTCCTCACTCTCGGGGCGCTGCAGACCGACCTGGCGG ACCCAGAGGGGGACCTGGCACCCCAGGTGGAGGCGGCAACCAGGAAAATGCATCTCTGCTTGGACGCAGGACCTATGG CGGCACAGGACCCCCCAGGGGAGCAGCAGCCGGTCCTCTGGGCCCCCAAGTGGGTGGATTACTCCCTCAAGTACGGCTTTGGCTACCAGCTGTCGGATGGGAGCAGTGGCGTGCTGTTTCGGGACGGCTCCCACATGGCCCTGCACCCCCCAGGAGG GCATGTCTCCTACCGGCCTGACCAGGGGACTCTGTGGACCTTCACCCTGAGGGACGTCCCCAGCCCGCTGCGGGCCAAGCTGGCTGTCCTGCGGCTCTTCGCCTGCTACATGCAGAGGCGCCTGCGGGAG GAGGGGACTGTGTCCACGCCCGTGGCGCCTGCCTCTCCCGACTTCTCTCTGTTGACCTTCGCTGCCGACTCCCAGACTTTGGTCCTGCTCTTTAGCAATGGGACTGTGCAG GTCAGCTTCAGGACGTCCCAAACCCAGCTGGTTCTGAGTGGGGAGGGTGAAGGCTTTCTGCTCACCCTTTGGGAGCCGGGAGGACCCAGGACGGGCATCTCCTACTCCCTGGATGTCCTGCGGGGCCACGGATGCACCCCCGCCATCCACCAGCACCTGCTTTGCGGGCTGCACCTGCTGCAGAGGATCCGATGA
- the LOC114684142 gene encoding uncharacterized protein LOC114684142, whose amino-acid sequence MGTLRVHRPSVDTGLSWEDSWREHSVETQLCVQRPWVSRQPAPRPPLKSPSWAFAPAHPCWVTCPGPGVSGVLGRAASLLPPDARDATSLGGRGLTGAATWSPDKDKAPSLSHVAGSLGHREDPHTSPESLRGASVADGSHPRHLQQNVPSPHTEALFPFNMNSQSPAPTNPLPVSGLACSGHFLTWTPLWGPLHLDLSLSTTSLRALHVLSVGAGVRTSVLFMAAWYSTVATGLITGPSFICGHRLSLPSGCCDISVSLSTFFLSGFCLFVCLF is encoded by the exons ATGGGCACACTGCGCGTCCATCGTCCGTCTGTGGATACCGGGCTGTCCTGGGAAGATTCGTGGCGAGAGCACTCCGTGGAGACTCAACTctgtgtgcaaaggccctggg TTTCACGTCAGCCCGCCCCACGGCCACCACTAAAGTCACCTTCCTGGGCATTCGCTCCCGCACACCCCTGCTGGGTCACCTGCCCAGGTCCTGGGGTGTCTGGAGTGCTCGGGAGAGCCGCTTCCCTCCTGCCTCCCGACGCTCGGGACGCCACGTCTCTGGGTGGCCGAGGGCTCACGGGCGCAGCCACGTGGAGCCCAGATAAGGACAAGGCACCGTCCCTCAGTCATGTGGCCGGGAGCCTGGGCCACCGCGAGGACCCACACACAAGCCCCGAGAGTCTCCGGGGAGCCTCAGTGGCGGACGGCAGCCACCCCCGCCACCTGCAGCAG AACGTTCCGTCTCCCCACACCGAAGCTCTGTTTCCATTCAATATGAACTCCCAGTCTCCAGCGCCCACAaacccacttcctgtctctggatTGGCCTGTTCTGGACATTTCCTGACCTGGACTCCACTGTGGGGCCCTTTGCATCTGGATCTCTCACTGAGCACCACGTCCCTAAGGGCTCTCCATGTACTGTCTGTGGGTGCGGGTGTGAGAACTTCAGTCCTGTTCATGGCTGCATGGTATTCCACCGTGGCCACGGGCCTCATCACAGGTCCATCATTCATTTGTGGACACCGGCTGTCCCTACCTTCGGGCTGCTGTGACATTTCGGTATCTCTGTCCAccttttttctctctgggttttgtttgtttgtttgtttgttttga
- the Adamtsl5 gene encoding ADAMTS-like protein 5 isoform X1, with amino-acid sequence MVGSWPPKKVDGRGTRGHREVQLPSGITQPARAEMAIHPGPAAQRLLFRNLLLLLWTLLSRDLGVPAQGPGEWTPWGSWSRCSSSCGRGVAVRSRRCVRLPGEEPCWGDSHEYRVCQLPDCPPGAIPFRDLQCALYNGHPVLGTQKTYQWVPFHGAPNLCDLNCLAEGHAFYHSFGRVLDGTPCTPGAQGLCVAGRCLSIPPQCVPVQTATPPPAHPSASQKILLGYTPNLPPAPGAFAGYWNVTLIPEGARHIRVAQRSHNHLALVTRDGRYVLNGADGVPSLPGTYEAAGTRVVYTRGAGPEETLQAAGPTSQELLLQVLLREPNPGVHFEFWLPRERYGPFQAQAQALGWPLRQPQPREVEPQPADTPAVPEAVPARVASLTPDPCGPCPDSRGRAHRLLHYCGSDFVFQARVLGRHRQAEETRYEVRVLLIYKNHSPLRTREYVWAPGPCPCPPLAPHREYLLAVRRLVSPDGTQDRLLLPYAGYARLWSPAEDSRVRLAARRCPV; translated from the exons ATGGTTGGCTCCTGGCCACCCAAGAAGGTAGATGGAAGGG GGACAAGAGGGCACAGAGAGGTTCAGCTGCCCTCGGGGatcacacagccagccagggctgagaTGGCCATCCACCCTGGTCCTGCCGCTCAGCGCCTCCTCTTCCGGAACCTTCTGCTCTTGCTGTGGACCCTCCTGAGCCGTGATTTGGGGGTTCCTGCTCAG GGTCCGGGGGAGTGGACGCCCTGGGGGTCTTGGAGCAGGTGTTCCAGCTCGTGCGGCCGGGGCGTCGCCGTGCGCAGCCGCCGCTGTGTCCG ACTCCCCGGAGAGGAGCCTTGCTGGGGCGACAGCCATGAGTACCGGGTGTGCCAGCTGCCC GACTGCCCCCCAGGGGCAATACCCTTCCGAGACCTGCAGTGCGCTCTCTACAATGGCCACCCTGTCCTGGGCACCCAGAAGACCTACCAATGGGTGCCCTTCCACGGGG CACCCAACCTGTGTGACCTCAACTGCCTGGCCGAGGGCCACGCCTTCTACCACAGCTTCGGCCGCGTGCTGGACGGCACCCCTTGCACCCCCGGGGCCCAGGGCCTCTGCGTCGCAGGCCGCTGTCTG AGCATCCCACCCCAGTGCGTCCCAGTGCAAACCGCTACCCCTCCACCTGCGCATCCCAGCGCATCCCAGAAAATCCTGCTGGGCTACACCCCCAACCTCCCGCCTGCCCCAGGTGCCTTCGCCGGCTACTGGAACGTGACTCTGATCCCCGAAGGCGCCAGGCACATCCGCGTGGCCCAGCGCAGCCACAACCACCTGG CGCTGGTGACCCGCGACGGGCGCTACGTGCTGAACGGCGCGGACGGGGTGCCCAGCCTGCCTGGCACCTATGAGGCTGCGGGCACCCGCGTGGTCTACACCCGCGGGGCGGGCCCCGAGGAGACTCTGCAGGCGGCCGGGCCCACCTCCCAGGAGCTGTTGCTGCAG GTGCTGCTGCGGGAGCCCAATCCAGGCGTGCACTTCGAGTTCTGGCTGCCCCGGGAGCGCTACGGTCCCTTCCAGGCGCAGGCGCAGGCCCTGGGCTGGCCCCTGCGACAGCCTCAGCCTCGGGAGGTGGAGCCTCAGCCTGCGGACACCCCTGCGGTCCCCGAGGCCGTCCCTGCCCGGGTTGCATCCCTGACCCCAG ACCCCTGCGGGCCATGCCCTGACAGCAGGGGCCGCGCACACCGGCTTCTGCATTACTGCGGCAGCGACTTTG TGTTCCAGGCCCGCGTGCTGGGCCGCCACCGGCAGGCCGAGGAGACCCGCTATGAGGTGCGCGTCCTGCTCATCTACAAAAACCACTCACCGCTGCGCACTCGAGAGTATGTGTGGGCGCCaggcccctgcccctgcccaccaCTGGCCCCCCATCGGGAGTACCTACTGGCTGTCCGGCGACTGGTCAGCCCCGATGGCACACAGGACCGGCTGCTGCTGCCCTACGCGGGCTATGCTCGGCTCTGGAGTCCGGCGGAGGACAGCCGCGTTCGCCTGGCTGCTCGCCGCTGTCCGGTCTAA
- the Adamtsl5 gene encoding ADAMTS-like protein 5 isoform X3, translating to MAIHPGPAAQRLLFRNLLLLLWTLLSRDLGVPAQGPGEWTPWGSWSRCSSSCGRGVAVRSRRCVRLPGEEPCWGDSHEYRVCQLPDCPPGAIPFRDLQCALYNGHPVLGTQKTYQWVPFHGAPNLCDLNCLAEGHAFYHSFGRVLDGTPCTPGAQGLCVAGRCLSIPPQCVPVQTATPPPAHPSASQKILLGYTPNLPPAPGAFAGYWNVTLIPEGARHIRVAQRSHNHLALVTRDGRYVLNGADGVPSLPGTYEAAGTRVVYTRGAGPEETLQAAGPTSQELLLQVLLREPNPGVHFEFWLPRERYGPFQAQAQALGWPLRQPQPREVEPQPADTPAVPEAVPARVASLTPDPCGPCPDSRGRAHRLLHYCGSDFVFQARVLGRHRQAEETRYEVRVLLIYKNHSPLRTREYVWAPGPCPCPPLAPHREYLLAVRRLVSPDGTQDRLLLPYAGYARLWSPAEDSRVRLAARRCPV from the exons aTGGCCATCCACCCTGGTCCTGCCGCTCAGCGCCTCCTCTTCCGGAACCTTCTGCTCTTGCTGTGGACCCTCCTGAGCCGTGATTTGGGGGTTCCTGCTCAG GGTCCGGGGGAGTGGACGCCCTGGGGGTCTTGGAGCAGGTGTTCCAGCTCGTGCGGCCGGGGCGTCGCCGTGCGCAGCCGCCGCTGTGTCCG ACTCCCCGGAGAGGAGCCTTGCTGGGGCGACAGCCATGAGTACCGGGTGTGCCAGCTGCCC GACTGCCCCCCAGGGGCAATACCCTTCCGAGACCTGCAGTGCGCTCTCTACAATGGCCACCCTGTCCTGGGCACCCAGAAGACCTACCAATGGGTGCCCTTCCACGGGG CACCCAACCTGTGTGACCTCAACTGCCTGGCCGAGGGCCACGCCTTCTACCACAGCTTCGGCCGCGTGCTGGACGGCACCCCTTGCACCCCCGGGGCCCAGGGCCTCTGCGTCGCAGGCCGCTGTCTG AGCATCCCACCCCAGTGCGTCCCAGTGCAAACCGCTACCCCTCCACCTGCGCATCCCAGCGCATCCCAGAAAATCCTGCTGGGCTACACCCCCAACCTCCCGCCTGCCCCAGGTGCCTTCGCCGGCTACTGGAACGTGACTCTGATCCCCGAAGGCGCCAGGCACATCCGCGTGGCCCAGCGCAGCCACAACCACCTGG CGCTGGTGACCCGCGACGGGCGCTACGTGCTGAACGGCGCGGACGGGGTGCCCAGCCTGCCTGGCACCTATGAGGCTGCGGGCACCCGCGTGGTCTACACCCGCGGGGCGGGCCCCGAGGAGACTCTGCAGGCGGCCGGGCCCACCTCCCAGGAGCTGTTGCTGCAG GTGCTGCTGCGGGAGCCCAATCCAGGCGTGCACTTCGAGTTCTGGCTGCCCCGGGAGCGCTACGGTCCCTTCCAGGCGCAGGCGCAGGCCCTGGGCTGGCCCCTGCGACAGCCTCAGCCTCGGGAGGTGGAGCCTCAGCCTGCGGACACCCCTGCGGTCCCCGAGGCCGTCCCTGCCCGGGTTGCATCCCTGACCCCAG ACCCCTGCGGGCCATGCCCTGACAGCAGGGGCCGCGCACACCGGCTTCTGCATTACTGCGGCAGCGACTTTG TGTTCCAGGCCCGCGTGCTGGGCCGCCACCGGCAGGCCGAGGAGACCCGCTATGAGGTGCGCGTCCTGCTCATCTACAAAAACCACTCACCGCTGCGCACTCGAGAGTATGTGTGGGCGCCaggcccctgcccctgcccaccaCTGGCCCCCCATCGGGAGTACCTACTGGCTGTCCGGCGACTGGTCAGCCCCGATGGCACACAGGACCGGCTGCTGCTGCCCTACGCGGGCTATGCTCGGCTCTGGAGTCCGGCGGAGGACAGCCGCGTTCGCCTGGCTGCTCGCCGCTGTCCGGTCTAA